ATTTTTCAGATCAGGATTACAGCGAGCAGGGCGGGAGAATTACCTATGACAAGAAAGAAATATTCAAGTCGGATATTATCGTAAAAATCGGTCCGCCCACCCAGGAGGAAATAGCGATGATGAAACCTTATCAGGTTTTGTTTTCCACTCTTCAGATGGGCTCTCTCAAGGCAGAAAGCCTTGAGGCAATGATGAAGAAAAAGATCACTGCACTCTCGTACGAGTATTTGAGAGATGAAGGTGGTTCCCTCAGCGTTATTCGCTCTATGAGTGAGATTGTAGGAGCAACGTCAATTCTGATCGCTGCTGAATATTTAAGTAATGTTTTTGACGGCAAAGGTTTGATGTTAGGAGGTATCACAGGCGTTCCTCCCACAGAAATCGTTATCCTTGGAGGCGGCACGGTAGCTGAATATGCTGCCCGCACAGCAATTTCCCTGGGTGCGGAGGTGAAGGTGTTCGATAGTTCGATATATCGTCTCAGAAGGCTTCAGAACAATATCGGGAACCGTGTATTTACATCGGTTATCCAACCAATCGTATTAAATAAAGCGATTACCACCTGCGATGTGGTAATCGGCGCCATCCGCTCGGAACATGGACGGAGTCCCTGCATCGTGTCAGAGGAAACCGTAAGCCGGATGAAACCAAATTCCGTGATTATAGACGTAAGCATCGATCAGGGAGGTTGTTTCGAAACTTCCAGGATAACCAATCATACTCATCCAGTATTCAGAAAATATGACGTTATTCATTATTGCGTACCAAATATCGCCTCACGGGTAGCCCGTACAGCGACTTATGCGCTGACGAACATATTCGCACCAATTCTGATGGATATCGGCGAAATGGGAGGTATAATGAATGTCATCTGGG
The window above is part of the Arcticibacter tournemirensis genome. Proteins encoded here:
- a CDS encoding alanine dehydrogenase; translated protein: MINELSDIARQAMIQPQEAMMETKSRKNSIFIGIPKESSFQENRIALTPLSVALLVNNGHQVVIESGAGAGANFSDQDYSEQGGRITYDKKEIFKSDIIVKIGPPTQEEIAMMKPYQVLFSTLQMGSLKAESLEAMMKKKITALSYEYLRDEGGSLSVIRSMSEIVGATSILIAAEYLSNVFDGKGLMLGGITGVPPTEIVILGGGTVAEYAARTAISLGAEVKVFDSSIYRLRRLQNNIGNRVFTSVIQPIVLNKAITTCDVVIGAIRSEHGRSPCIVSEETVSRMKPNSVIIDVSIDQGGCFETSRITNHTHPVFRKYDVIHYCVPNIASRVARTATYALTNIFAPILMDIGEMGGIMNVIWEKPGVRNATYLYQGHLTNKDLAERFNIPPKDLELLIISHR